TGACATTACCTTGCATGATAATAAAGATAAATAAGTTTGGAATAAACATTACAAGTCCAGCTGCAGCAGATATTCCGACTCCTGCAGGACCCGAAGTAGACGAAGTTAAAGTTGACATATAAAACGCGAATGTCTTCTTTGTTTCATCAATGATGTATATGTTTGATGATTCAGTAGAATTCCAAATCATTTGGAACGATAGAATTGCAACTGTTGCCAAAGCTGGTTTTACTAAAGGTGCAATTATTTTTGATAAAATGTCCCAATCATTTGCTCCATCAATTTTAGCTGCTTCAATCAATTCATCTGGAACTTGATCTACAAACTGTTTCACAAGGAATAGGCCAACAGGCATCGCAAGATATGGAATAATATGAGCGAAGAAACTATTGGTAAGCCCTAAAGAAGACACTACTAAATATCTAGGAATAGCAACCGCTGTTGCAACAAACATTAACGCGGTTTGATTGATTTTAAAAAGGACTTTTTTAGATTTAAATCTTTTTTTGGATAACGCATATCCAGTTGATAATGTAATAACTAAGGTCAAGGTGATTGTAAGTCCTGTTATGATAATCGAATTAAATAAATACCTTGTCATCGGTACTCCTGTACCAGATGCGGTTCTAAATAATCTTGTAAAATTATCAAACGTTGGATTGGATACAAAGAATCTCGGTGGAAATAAGAAAAGTTCACTTAACGGTTTAAACGCTTGTGATATAACATAAACCACAGGCAAAAGCATAAACAATCCTATTGGAAGTAAGATAACATAAAATTTCATTTGGGATTTATGAAATTTTTTCGGATTAATTTGAGTTCCTAAAAAACTAGCCATATAGCATCACCTAATCCCTTTCCCCAAATAACGAATATGCAACTCGTGAAAAGAGCAAAATAATGATTAATAAAATAACGGACAACGCTGCGGCATATCCC
The sequence above is drawn from the Bacillota bacterium genome and encodes:
- a CDS encoding carbohydrate ABC transporter permease, giving the protein MASFLGTQINPKKFHKSQMKFYVILLPIGLFMLLPVVYVISQAFKPLSELFLFPPRFFVSNPTFDNFTRLFRTASGTGVPMTRYLFNSIIITGLTITLTLVITLSTGYALSKKRFKSKKVLFKINQTALMFVATAVAIPRYLVVSSLGLTNSFFAHIIPYLAMPVGLFLVKQFVDQVPDELIEAAKIDGANDWDILSKIIAPLVKPALATVAILSFQMIWNSTESSNIYIIDETKKTFAFYMSTLTSSTSGPAGVGISAAAGLVMFIPNLFIFIIMQGNVMDTMSHSGIK